The following are encoded together in the Desulfurobacteriaceae bacterium genome:
- the tuf gene encoding elongation factor Tu (EF-Tu; promotes GTP-dependent binding of aminoacyl-tRNA to the A-site of ribosomes during protein biosynthesis; when the tRNA anticodon matches the mRNA codon, GTP hydrolysis results; the inactive EF-Tu-GDP leaves the ribosome and release of GDP is promoted by elongation factor Ts; many prokaryotes have two copies of the gene encoding EF-Tu): protein HKKFKAEVYILSKEEGGRHTPFFNGYQPQFYFRTTDVTGKVKLPEGVEMVMPGDNVTFEVELLKPVAIEEGLRFAIREGGKTVGAGVVTEILD, encoded by the coding sequence CACACAAGAAGTTCAAGGCTGAAGTTTACATTCTCTCTAAGGAAGAAGGTGGAAGACATACACCATTCTTCAACGGATATCAGCCACAGTTCTACTTCAGAACAACAGACGTAACAGGAAAGGTTAAACTTCCTGAAGGCGTTGAAATGGTAATGCCTGGTGATAACGTTACTTTCGAAGTTGAACTCCTAAAGCCTGTTGCTATTGAAGAAGGTCTCAGATTCGCTATCCGTGAAGGTGGTAAAACTGTTGGTGCAGGCGTCGTTACTGAAATTCTAGACTAA